The DNA region GGCGCCTCGGGCTGCACGTCGTAGTGCCCGTAGATCAGCACGGTCGGCTTGCCCGGCACGTCTTGCCGCTCGGCGTACACGACCGGGTGCCCGGCCTTCCCGCCGTGCTCGGTGGCGTCCACCCGCGCCGTAAAGCCCAGGCTCTCCAGCTTGGCCCGCAGGAACCCGGCGGCCCGCCCCATGTCCTCCGCGTGCGTGGGGTCGGCGCTCACGCTGGGAATCCGCAGCAGCTCGAACAGTTCCCGCTCGGCCTCCTCACGGTTCAGAAGGGCGGCGAGGTCCGTCTGGGATGTGGTCATGTCGGGATGATAGCGGCGGGGTAGGGAGGAGGTGGGCAGAGGAGAGGGAACGGGCAGGGGCGGCGCCTTTAGCTCCTCCCCCCTCGTGGGGGACTGGTACAGCTTGCACCACGAGAGGCTGGGACTCGCAGAGCTGCGGAGCAGAGGGGGGAAGCGGGCACAGCGTCCCAAGGCCAATGGGAAGGGTGAAGCCGTCTTCTCGGCGGTGAAGTTGGTCTGCCTTCCCCCTCACCCCAGCCCTCTCCTTCGGAGCTTTACAAGTTCGCTGCGCGGCTCTGCAAGTCTCCCACGCGGGAGAGGGGGGGAAACTCCCACCTTTTCACCCGCCTACCGTCACCTTTTCCCACGTTCAAAAACCTTGCGGCGGGTATACTCAAGCAAGATATGGCCGCCGACTCCAAGCATCGCCCCGTGTACGTGATCTCGGTCGCGGCGGAACTCGTGGACATGCATCCGCAGACGTTGCGGCTGTATGAACGCAAGGGCCTGATTCGCCCCGGTCGCTCCAGCGGCAAGACGAGGCTGTATTCCGAGCGCGACATCGAGCACCTGCGCGAAATCCGGCGGCTGACCCAGGAACTCGGCGTCAACCTCGCCGGGGTCGAGGAGGTCATGCGCCTCCAGCACGAACTCGACGACCTCCAGGGCGAATTCGAGGCCGAGATCGAACGCATCGAGGACGAGCTGCGCGAGCGGGCCTCCCAGCCCCAGGCCCTGCCCGCCCCGGACGGCAAGGCGGACCCCAGGGACCGCCCGGTGTACGTGATCTCCATCGCGGCGGAACTCGTGGACATGCACCCGCAGACCTTGCGGCTGTACGAGCGCAAGCAACTCATCCGCCCGGGCCGCTCCAGTGGCAAGACGCGGCTGTATTCCGAGCGCGATATCGAGCACCTGCGCGAAATCCGGCGGCTGACCCAGGAACTCGGGGTCAATCTCGCTGGCGTCGAGGAGATCATGCGGCTGCGCCACCAACTCGACGCCTCGCGCTCGCACATGGAGGGCAACGTCCGCCGCATCCAGCAGGACATCACCGAGCGGATGACGAGCTGGCGGACGCTGCCCGCCCCCGAGCGCGCCGGAGAGCCGGAAGACGGCGGTGACGGGAAGGACGCGGACAACTCGGGCGCCCTGGAGGAACGCGAAAGTGCAGCAGCGGGTCGGCGCGGGCGTCGCGGTTCTTGACCGGCGGGCCGGGGTCCTGCTCGTGCGCCGGGGCGACAACGGGCTCTGGGACCTTCCCGGCGGCGCGGTAGAGGTGGGTGAGGAAGTCGAGGCCGCCGCCCGCCGCGAGTTACTGGAAGAGACGGGCCTGACGCCCGGCCCGCTCACCCCGCTCGGCGTCTTCAGCGGGGAGAGGCACTGCCACGCGTACCCGGACGGCAACGTG from Deinococcus aetherius includes:
- a CDS encoding NUDIX domain-containing protein, with product MQQRVGAGVAVLDRRAGVLLVRRGDNGLWDLPGGAVEVGEEVEAAARRELLEETGLTPGPLTPLGVFSGERHCHAYPDGNVVAWVTVLYTAPHTGGTARAGDDAAEVAWWPLTALPTGVGEATRAYFEVLRAWVGETA
- the hspR gene encoding heat shock protein transcriptional repressor HspR, fused homodimer type yields the protein MAADSKHRPVYVISVAAELVDMHPQTLRLYERKGLIRPGRSSGKTRLYSERDIEHLREIRRLTQELGVNLAGVEEVMRLQHELDDLQGEFEAEIERIEDELRERASQPQALPAPDGKADPRDRPVYVISIAAELVDMHPQTLRLYERKQLIRPGRSSGKTRLYSERDIEHLREIRRLTQELGVNLAGVEEIMRLRHQLDASRSHMEGNVRRIQQDITERMTSWRTLPAPERAGEPEDGGDGKDADNSGALEERESAAAGRRGRRGS